The genomic segment TGAGCTGCGGTCAGCGACCGGCGGAAACGCCGGAAGAAGATTTCGTGTACTGTCCCTAAATTGGAATTGGCCACTGTGCTGATGACCCCGACAGCCCATTCCCGATGCGTTCGTGGAGGCGTCATCAGCCACTTGGGAGAACATCCAAATCCGAAGGCAATGTTGTGCTCGCCTTTGGGAGCCGGTTGCCTGTGCGATACCATCTAGGTGATCCCCATGTGGTGTCCACTGACATCAAGGACCTGCATCATGCGAGGCGACGCCACCCCTTTTTAGTCGTGGACCGCTTGCGCCAAGAACACAACCCGCCCGAAGAGATCTGTGGTCAGGTCGCTGAGGCCGTGAACAATCTGGTCTGCACCACGGGGCCGGGAGGGATCGAGGGGGACTCAGTCAGGCAGACGGTACTTCGCTCGTACAATAAATGGATGCCGCACTCGAAGCCTCCTTTCAGGAACGTCTTCGAAATCGAGTGCTCGACCCGCTGCCACCCGCGCACGAATCCTTTCCGTGTCCCGCGGCCTCACGTCGCTTTCCGTCACCCTGATGACTTGACGGCGTCCGCTAACGGGAATGTGTAACAACTGGTCATGTTGAATATGTCTTGCTCGGAAGAACCTTCGCATATCCAGGTCGATAGGACTCAGTCTCTCTGGCCCACTGATCGGTTGGATCTCGACCCTAGGACGTTCCGCAAATAAGGCTTCACTCGTGCTGGAAGGAGCGCTAATGTAGAGAACAGCTTGAGTGGTCACATTGCGAGTAGGTTGGCCTGATGGAAGCAGCGCCAAAACGCCCTCCTGCTCAGCGATGTTAAAGTCTGCCGCGCTCCATGCTGCGGTTGTTCCTGAACCTTTGGCATTTGGGTTGGCCGCAGTGAAATTCACACCTGTCAGCGTCCCAGAAAATGCGGCCGTAGGATTCGCGTCTTGCCAGCCGTGCCGCAGGGCCTGGCGCGGATAGAGAAACAACCGAACTGGTGCTGGAGCGGAAAGTAGTCCGTCGAAATCCGCAGAGTCTAGACACAGGTGAATGCGGCATGGAAGGTTGCGATCGGGGGTCAGCTCGCCCTCTGCGTGGATGACTAGGATGTCTTCGCGTTGAGCATCGTTGTGGGACGAGACGTCAGGATCGTATGGCGTTGCTTCACCCCGGCATGCGCTAAGATGCCCCAACGCGTCTACAAAAGGCTTGTCGCAACTGGTACCGTGAAGCAACACCGCGGCCTCACAGTTGCCACCCTGCGTTGCATTGCCCGTTAGATTGTGGCTACCTACCCAAAGCCAGCATTCTTGCCCTGACCGAGCATAGACCACCTTCGAATGCATCAAGGGTGTTCCAGCCTTGTTCTCGTATGGGGCCGTGGCTCCCCAATGCACAAAGAGATTTTCTGGGATCGCCTCATAAAGCTTTGAAAGCTCGGCGTAATCAGTCGGCGGTGCAGACGAGACTACGACGAAAGAGTCCCGCTTCTTCAACCGAGGCACTTGTCTTGTTAGCAGAGCCACGCCTGCGGCGGAACAGAAAGCAATCGCTATGGCAAGCTGGTCACTTCCCCTATTCATGACCGATTCCATAGTATTCCGAGCGCTCTTCCGAGGATTCTCAGCAAAGAAATCAATATCCATACGCCTGACCTAGCTCCTCTTGTCTGCGCGATGCTCAATTTTCTACGCATTGTAGACCCCGATAGCGGGGACGCCGACACATTAAGTCAGGCTTTTCCGGCACCCGACTGTTACGTTTTCCTCTCCCCGAGGGCTGAGGCGCTCGGTCATCCCGCGCACGGAGAGGACTTGAGACGCGGCCAGTCCTGAAGAAGGCTGGGACACTTCGGGAGCAGGGAGGGCTGGAGAACCTCTGCTATCGTGGGAAGCTTGACGAGCGCCCGGATAGAAAGGAGCCCAGCCCATGCGCCGAATTGTAGCCGGCATCACCTCGCTTGAGGAACATCTGGAGATGATCCGGCAGAAGCCGGAGGCCTATCGACCGCTGTCGTGCCCGCACTGCGGGATCAAGCAGTTGCGTCAGCACGGGTACTACTACCGGCAAGCCGATCGGCGCGCGCAGCGGCCTCGGCTCGACCCAGTGCCGATCTGCCGTTACCGCTGCGTCGGTTGCCGTTGCACCTGTTCGCGCCTACCCGAGTGCATCGCCCCACGGCGTTGGTTCCCCTGGTCGGTGCAAGAGCAATTCCTGTCGCCCCGGATCGGCGCCCCTCCTGCCGGATGCGGTGAGCAAGATCAGCGTCCCATGATCGAGTCATCCCGGAGCGGCGGCAGACAGTGGGGGCCCCGCCCGGGCGGGGCCCCCACACACTTTGCAGCTGGCATGGACGCGGCGATTGCGCTGTGATGGCGACTTCCTTTTTTCACGAGGAGTCCCCATGAACGAAATCTCCTAGGAGGATGTCTGTTGGCGGTAGCTTTGAATGTCATTGCCTCGAAGTTAGAGAAGCTGATGTGAAACATAACGTTGCAGTCGAGAGGGACAGCCACAAGCTGCGCTGGGGTTCCCTGCGCCTCGCTCAGGCTGCCCCTCACTTCGACGTTCGGCCCCATAGGCGGGAGCCATCACGCGCCTTGACAGCCGCCTTTTGTGTAGCTACATTAATGCATGCGCATCGAGTTCGACTCGGCCAAGGACGTCTCAAACCAATCCAAGCACGGCGTCTCCCTAGCCGTGACTGCCGAACTCGACTGGGAAGCTGCGTTGGTGTGGATCGATGAACGGTTCGAGTATGGAGAGACGCGAATGATCGCGCTCGCTCCGAAAACCGAGACCCTCTATTACGTGGCGTTTGTAGATCGTGGCAACGTGCGAAGAATCATCAGCCTCCGCCGCGCCAATCGTCGCGAGGTCAAATACTATGTCCAAAATTTCTAAGCGTCCCGCCGTTCGTATGCCGACGGCAGAGGAAGACAAGGCCATAACTGCGGCGGCTCTGAGCGATCCCGATGCTCAACCGCTTACCCCCAGGCAACTCAAGGCCATGGTTCCCCTGGCTTCCGTTCGTGGCCGCCCCAAGTCCGCGAACAAAAAGTTGCTGGTGTCAGTGCGTTACAGCCCGGAGGTCATTGCCTATTTCAAGTCTACCGGTGAGGGTTGGCAGTCCTTGATGGACAGCGTTCTCCGCAGGTACGTCGCGCGTCATTCTCGTAGCGCGTAACCATGTGGCCGAACCCTACGCTCGAGGGGACTGCTGGCAAGCTGCGCTCTAACCAATCACCCCCCCACTGAAATCGCGGGCAAAGGCGGCATCGGTAGTCCTTGGCGGCCGGACTGAAGGGCGGCGGTGAGGTAATGCTGAACCGGTACCCTCTCGATGGACGCCAAGAAGCGGGGAGCGTTATCCACGGACGGCCGGTTCGGTCGCTTGCGACGAACCGCAAACCGGCCGGCGGTGCGTAACGCGGGGCTGCTCACTGCGATTTTGCTCCCGCGCTGGTCGGCGAGGGGGTGCCGGACCAGCGCTGCTCGAAAGCCGCTGGCGACAGTTTACCCAACGACGAGTGACGGCGTTCCGTGTTGTAGAAGCCGATGTATTCGACCAGAGCCTGCTGGGCCTCGGCGCGAGTCCGGAAGTGCTCGCTGCGGACGCACTCGACCTTGACCGCGCCATTGACTGATTCCATCGGTGCGTTATCCCAGCAGTTGCCTTTGCGACTCATCGAGACGGTGATCCCTCGCGCATCCCTAGATCAGAGTTGCTCCGCGCATTTCGGTGACAGTATTATCAACTCCGGGTCACGCCGACCGTCTGGTGCGTCGGCGGCTTCGGCAGCCGAGCGGGCCCTTCCGCAGCATGGGTAGTTGAGGACCCGGCTGATCCCACTCCCGCACTCCAGCCAGTCCACCTCGGCGGCACCGCCGGCGGCCGAGCATCCGATCGCCAATGACAGCGTCGGCCGCGGGTCGACGCTGCTGCGCTGGCGACTGTCGCATCCGTTGATCTACGGTCAGCGACCGGCGGAAACGCCGAAGAAAATCAGTATACTGTCCCTGAATCAAGACAAACACCGGGGGTCGTGGCACCAGCCGCCCAGTCCCTTCCGCCGCCACTCGCTTTCCCCGAAGACGAAGGCTTCGCAGGCTGCCCCCTGCGGCACGACCCGGTGGATGTGTTCCTTTTCCGGGGCGTGCGGCGCTATCGGCGCGGGCGGCGTCACCAGCGGCTCGATGCGGGCGTCGAGCGGCGGATTGATGAAGGCCGGGACGGAAACGCGCTGGCGCGTCGCCGGGCTGATGACACGGTGCGGCGCCGCCCGGAAATGACCCCGGCTCTGGATTTCGAGCAGTTCGCCGACGTTGACCGCGAGGATCCCGGGCTGCGGAGGAACCGGCCACCATTCGCCGTTGCGGTCCTGCACTTCGAGTCCACCGGTCGAATCCTGCAGGAGGATGGTGATCCAGCTCCAGTCGCAATGCGCGGCGACACCGTTGCGCTGGCTTCGAGCCGGCTGGACATGGTAGGAAATCAGCTTCAGCAGCAGGTACGGCGGCTCGTCGGAGAGTCGTTCGAAATGCCGTGGAGGCAGGCCCAGGCATTCGCCCAGGGCGTCCAGCAAGAGAAAACCGAGCCCCTGAACCGCTGCCATGTAGCGCAACAGCGTGCTGGCAAACGCTGCATCGGGCCAGGGATTGCCACCTGCCAGGCGGTAATGGTCCGGCTTGCCCGGCGACCATTCGCCTTCCGGCCATTCCGCAGCGAAATGAAGCTGCTCGCGCCAGTCGCGGCTGTTCTGCATCCGGGAGAAGCCGCGATGATTCGTCGAACGACGGATGTGCAGGCGCTCCTTGTCGGCCGCCGGGCGAGCGAAGAAAGCGGCTGCATCGGCCAGCACCGCACGCCACAGCTCAGCCGGGATGCCGTGATTCTGCAGCAGCAGGAAGCCCTCGTCGCGGCACGCAGTGCCGAGCCCGCGCACGAAGGCCGCGCGCGCGGGCGCGCCCGCGGCAATCCCCGCAGCGTCAAGGGTGACCGGATGCGGCATCGGCCGGCAGCTGGAAATGCGGGTCGAAAACCAGCCGGCCGTCGAGTCGGAAACACTCGCGCAACTCGTGCTCCTCCCAGGTGAGCGCAGCTTTGAGCAGCGTCCGCACGACTTCGTCCGGCGTCGCTGCGCGCTCGATCAGCCAGCGGCGCCCGAGCATCGTCTCGGTGGCACCGCTGCGGGAATTGCGCTCCGCCTTGCTGATGCGCACGCTGAGATGTCCGGCAATGGCCTCCGGGACGAACGCATAGCCCGGCAGCGAGACCCGCCGCAGGACGGCCCCCAGCCGGTCGAGGTTGAGTTCCCCTGCCGCCTGCCGCGCCAGCTCGATGGCGTGCGCCGTGGCATCGGCGACGCTGGCAAAGACCGCGACGCCGTGCTTCTCTGCCATGGCGCGCAGGAAGACGCGGCCGCGGTTGATGTCGTCGATCTCCCGGCGTGCCAGCCTCCTGCCATGCAGTACCGCGTCATCGGGGAGATCGGTGAGGGCGAGCGCCAGTCTGCCCCGCTGGCCGATGCGGTAAGCGCACTCCGCGACACTGGCGACGCCACAGGTGGACTCGTTGACGACGAACAACCAGACGTCGGCGGCGGATCGGGCTTCCATTTCGGCGTACTGATGGGCCGGGGTCCACTCGCCCTCCGCCAGTTGCGGGTCGTGGAAAGTGATGCCGGCGGCACGCAACAGCGGGATGGCGACATCCGCCCGCCAGGTGGTCGTTCCGCAGGCACCGCCGAGAAAAACCTGTACAGACATGGTGGACCTTTCAGTGACCGGAGCTCATTTCACCGGCAGCGCGCCGGCCGACCTCGGCCTGGCCGGCCTCGACTTCAGCGGCACGGTGCGCGGCGCCCCGCTGCCGTGCGGCTGCATGTAGGGCACCAGGTGCTGGCGACCGTTGCCGATCAGGTCGGCACGCCCCATCCGCCGCAGCGCTTCGCGCAGCAGCGGCCAGTTGTCGGGATCGTGGTAGCGCAGAAAGGCCTTGTGCAGGCGGCGCTGGCGGGCACCGCGAGCGGTTTCGACGCTGCCGGAAGCGTGCCCCACCCGGTGCAGCGGGTTGCGCCCGCTGTGATACATGGCAGTGGCGAGCGCCATCGGCGTCGGCAGGAAGGTCTGCACCTGATCGAGACGGAAGTTGTTGCGCTTCAGCCAGAGGGCGAGACGGAGCATGTCATCGTCGCTGGTCCCGGGATGCGCGGCGATGAAGTAGGGAATCAGGTACTGCTCCTTGCCGGCTTCCTGCGAGAACTTCTCGAACATCTGCCGGAACTGCTCGTAGGAGCCCATTCCGGGCTTCATCATGTGCGCCAGCGGTCCCTCCTCGGTATGTTCGGGGGCGATCTTGAGATAGCCGCCGACATGGTGCCGGACCAGTTCGCGGACGTAGGCCGGATCGCGCACGGCGAGGTCGTAGCGCAGGCCGGAGCTGATCAGGACCTTCTTCACACCCGGCAGCGCGCGCGCCTTGCGGTAGAGCTGCAGCAACGGCGTGTGGTCGGTATCGAGGTTCTCGCAGATGCCGGGGAAGACGCAGGAGAGCCGGCGGCAGGCCGCCTCGATCTGCCGGTCCTTGCACGCCAGGCGGTACATGTTGGCCGTCGGTCCGCCGAGATCGGAGATGATGCCGGTGAAGCCGGGCGTGCGCTCGCGGATCTCCTCGATCTCGTGCAGGATCGACTGCTCGGAGCGGCTCTGGATGATCCGGCCCTCGTGCTCGGTGATCGAACAGAAGGTGCAGCCACCGAAGCAGCCGCGCATGATGTTGACCGAGAAACGGATCATCTCGAAGGCCGGAATCCTTGCCTCGCCGTAGGCCGGATGCGGCCGCCGCTGGAACGGTGCGGCGAAGACGCCGTCGATCTCGGCCGTGCTCAGCGGCAGCGGCGGCGGGTTGAGCCAGACGTCGCGCTCGCCGTGCGCCTGCACCAGCGCCCGCGCGTTGCCCGGGTTCGACTCGAGGTGCAGGACGCGCGAGGCATGGGCATAGAGCACCGGGTCGGCCGCCACCTGCTCGTAGGACGGCAGGCGGATCGCCGTCCGCGCGCGGTCGAGCTTCGGCATCCGTGCATGCGATTGCCGGTGCCACTGGACGACACGGGCGCCGCCGGCCGCCTCTTCGCCCACCTGGTCGCTCACCTCGCCAGCACTCCCGCCGCAGGGCGAGCCCGCAGCACCGGCGACGGTCATGGCATAGGGATCGGCGTGTCGGATCAGCACCCCGGGCGTGTCGACCGTCGTCGAATCGATCTCGCGCCAGCCCTCGCCCGGCAGCCAGCCACGCGGCACCATGAAGGCGCTGCCGCGCAGGTCGCGGATGTCGCCGACCCTCTCGCCGGCTGCCAGGCGGTGTGCCAGTTCGACCACCGCCCGTTCGGCGTTGCCATAGAGCAGCAGGTCGGCCTTCGAATCGGGCAGCACCGAGCGTCGGACCTTGTCCGACCAGTAGTCGTAATGGGCGATTCGCCGCAGGCTGGCCTCGATCGAGCCGATCACCACGTTGCTGCCGGGAAAGGCCTCGCGACAGCGTTGTGCATAGACGACCAGTGCCCGGTCCGGCCGCCGGTTGGCCTCGCCATGCGGCGTGTAGGCATCGTCGGAGCGCGGTTTGCGGTCGGCGGTGTAGCGATTGACCATCGAGTCCATGTTGCCGGCGGTGACGCCGAAGAACAGGTTCGGCCGGCCGAGGGCGCGAAAGGCTGCCGCCGACCGCCAGTCCGGCTGGCTGATGATGCCGACGCGAAAACCCTGTGCCTCGAGCAGGCGGCCGATCAGCGCCATGCCGAAGCTCGGGTGATCGACGTAGGCGTCGCCGGTGACGAGGATGATGTCGCACGAGTCCCAAGCGAGTGCGTCGATCTCGCTGCGCGACATCGGCAGGAAGGGCGCGATACCGAAACGGCTGGCCCAATGCTTGCGCCAGGAGAAGAGGCCGCGCGGGGCGGCGGCAGGGTCTGTTGCGTGCGGGGCGTTCATGGGGCGCCGATTCTACAGCAAGCTCCAGCGCTCGCCGCCAGGCGCCGCGTCGCCCCGCGTCGCGGGTCAGCGGCCAGCCGCGGCGCGAATCGCCGCCGCGATGTCTTGACTCAGTCCGGCCAGCGCCCGACTGTGCGCCGCCGCCAGCGCCTCGTAGTCGCCGCCCTCGCCCGCCGCCACCGTCTCGCGCAGCGTACTGCGGCCGCTCGTCGCGGCACTGCCGGCCGCCGTCCGACGAACGACCCAGACGGCATCGAGAACGACCCCCTGGCCGCGGATCGACTCGAAGCGCTGGATGTCCACGCCCACCCGGTACGCCGGATCGAAGCTCGCCGCCAGCGGCCCGCTGACAACCCGCGATGTGCCGAGCAGGACGGCGAGATCCTCCGCCAGCGTGCGCGCGATGCTCGCTGACAGCGGCGCCGCCCAGCGATGGAACTCGTCGATCAGCACCCGGTTGCTTGCCAGGTGAACGACGAACTGCGGTCGGTCCACTGCCGCCGGAATGGCGACGCTGTCGATCGCCACCACCTCGCTCGGCACGCTGCTTGCCGCGTCGGGGACGGCCGTCGCCGCCAGCACATAGAAGCGTGACGCCGGCGACGCGCAGCCAGCCAGCGCCACGGCCACGGCGAGTGCGGCGATGCCTGCTGCCGCGTGCACCTTGCTCATTCCTGGGTCTCCTCGCTCTTGCCGCGCAGCAGCGCCTCCGGATGACGCTCGAGATAATCGGCCAGCACGCGGATCGACTGCGCCGCGCGCCGTACCTCGACAATCGTGGCCTGCAACTCGCTCATCGTCTGCGAGTCCGGAGCGAGCGCCTTGCCGGCGCCGTCGAAGGTACGCTCGGCTGCCGCCAGCGTGCGCCGCCCGTCGGCCAGGGTCTTCGCCAGTTCGGGGCTGAGTTCGCCGTCCCAGCGCCTGACGAGGGCATCGACATCCTGCAGCGTCTTCGCCAGCGCCGCCAGCGACTGTTGCAGATCCTTGCCGATCGCCGCCAAGGGCATGCCCTCGATCTTCGTCAGGATGCTCGTCAGGCGGGCCTCGATGTCGGTGAAACTGCCCTTGACCGCCGGGAACACCGGCGGGTCGCTGCGCCAGTCGATGCTCGCCGGCGACGCCGTCGGAATGTAGGTGAGCGCGACGTAGAGCTGACCGGTGAGCAGGCTGCCGGTCTGCAGCTGCGCGCGCAGACCACGCGCCACCAGCCGGTTCATCAGCTCGTGCCGCATCTCGGGGGTGATTGCCGTTCTGCCGCCGGTCAGCACCTGCGGGTCCGCCATCATGTCAAGGAAGCGCTGCGGATACGCCGCCACCAGCACGCGCGCGCGGATCGCGACGTCCTTCTTCTGCCGCTTCGCATCCAGCCGTACCGAGACGACCTCGCCAATCGGCATGCCGAGGAAGGTCATCGGCGCGCCCACCGCCAGCCCGCGCACCGATTCGTCGAAATAGAGGACGTACTGCAGCGAACCGCGTTCGGGCGCCTTCATCGCCGTGAGCTGGTCATCAAACAGCTTGAACACCGTGTCCACCGCTGCCGGATCGGCGTCGGCGTTCTCGGGCGGCGTGTCAAAGGCGAGGCCGCCGATGAGGATCGAGGTCAGCGACTGCGTGCGCACGTCGAGACCGTCGGCGTCGAGCGAGAAGTCGAGTCCGCTCGCCTGCCAGAAGCGGGTCTCGGCCTTGACGTAGCGGTCGTAGGGCGCATTGACGAAGACCCGGATCGTCAGCCCACGACCGTCTTCGTCGAGTGCGTACGATGCCACCTGGCCGACCTGAAGCCGCCGGAAGTAGATCGGTGTGCCGAAGTCGAGCGACCCCAGGTTGCTCGCCTGCAGCCGGAAATAGCGCCCCTGCGCGGTGCTGGCGACGACCGGCGGTACCTCGAGCGCGGTAAAGGAGCGCAGCCGCTCGCTGCCGCTACCGATCTGCATGCCGATGTACGAACCGGACAGCAGCGTGCCGAGACCACTGACGCTGCCGCCGGCGATGCGCGCGCGGACGACCCAGAAGGCCGTGCCATCGACCAGCCAGTCGCGCGCCTCGGGCGCCATCTGCACACTGGCGAGGATGCGCTGCCGGTCGGGCGACACTTTCAGCGATTCGATGCGGCCGACGTCCACCCCGTTGTACTTTACCGTCGTCTTGCCGGCCTCGAGTCCTTCCGCCGAGCTGAAGCTGATCTCCACCGTCGGCCCCTCGGCGAGCAGTTTCTGCACGGCGATCCAGCCGCCGAGCAGCGCGGCGATGATCGGGATGATCCACACCGCCGACAGGCGGCCGCGTTTTCTTGCCGTCACCTGCGCCAGCGGCACTTCGGAATGCTGCTGCGCGTCGTGCTGCTCAGCCATGCGCCTGCTTCTCCTGTTGCGGCAGATCCCAGATCAGCCGCGGGTCGAAACTGTTGACTGCCACCATCGTCACCACCACGACGGCGGCGAAATAGATCACGCCGGCGCCCGGTTCGACCCACATCAGCGGCTGCAACTGGATCAGCGCGACGACGAAGGTGTCGACGAAAACGTCGAGCATCGACCAGCGACCGATGAACTTCAGCAGCCGATAGAGGCGAACGCGCTGCTCGTTCGAGCGCACCGATCCGCGCTGCACCGTCAGCAGCAGGTAGGCGAGCGCGATCAGCTTGCCGAGCGGGATGGTGACGCTGGCGACGAAGACGACGATCGCCAGCGGCCACGAGGTCGGCGACCACAGTTCGACGACGCCCTGCATGATCGTATCGCTGACCGCGCCAAGCGGCGTGTTGGTCGTCATCACCGGCAGCAGGTTGGCCGGAATGTAAAGCAGCAGCGCGGCAATGGTCAACGCCCAGGTCCGCTCGATGCTCGCCGGCCGGCGGCCGTGCAGCCGCTCGCCGCACCGCGGGCAGGAGGCCGCGCCGGCAGGCACGGGCAAGCGCACGACGAGGCCGCAGACTTCGCAGCCGGCGCAGCCCTGCGACAGCGCACTCGCCCCGGCGGAGTTCATCGCATCGCCTCGGCGCCGCCAGCCGCGCCACCGGCGGCCCACTCGATGCGCTGCCAGGCGACACGCGGATCGAAGGCCGCCGCCATCGCCGCCAGCAGGAAGACCAGCGAACCGAGGACGAACAGCGCCAGCCCGGGAATCACCGTTGCCAGTTCGGCGATCTTGATCAGCGCCACGAGAACGCCGAGGAGCATGATCTCGATCATGCTCCATTCGCGCACGAACTCGTAGCCGTGCAGCAGCGTCGCCACCCAGTGCGGCGCCGGCGGCCGGCGCACGGCGAGAACCACCAGCAGCAGGCAGCCGATCTCCAGCGCCGGCGCGATGACGGCGGCGAAGAGGACGAGCATCGCCACCACCTGGCTGCCTTCGCGCCACATCGCGATGACGCCACCCAGCACGGTGGTGAACGCTTCGCGGCCGGCAACCGAGAGACCGAGCATCGGCACGAGGTTGGCGATCAGCAGCAGGATCGCGGCAGCCAGCGCCAGCGCCAGCGTCCGTTCGAGCGAGTCCGGCTTGTGCCGGCAGAGCGGTGCCCGGCAGCGCGCACAGCACGCGGCATGGTGCAGCGGCAGGGGCGGCAAGCGTTGCAGCAGGTCGCAATCGGGGCAGGCGAGCAGGGTCCCCCCAGCGGCGCTGGCGGTCGCCGCTGTCGCTGCCGCCGGCACGCCCTCGCCGGCCATCACGCGGCCTCCACGCGCGCCATCATGACGCCAGCTGCTGCAGGGCGGCGCGCAGCGGCGCGTCGGAAACGCCGATGAAGCCGTGGTAGGGCTGGTCCAGCTCGAGGATCAGGAAGATGGCCGCCGCGATCGACAGCGACACCAGCAGATTGACGACGACGATGGTCACGCTCGCCGGCGCGAAGAGGTTGATGCCGAAGCTGATGATCACCAGCCAGAGGAGCAGCACGATGAGCAACGGAACGGTCGTCGTGCTGCCACTCTCGCTGCTCGCCAGGCCGCCGGCATGCGCCAGCTCGCTCGTCAGCTGCAGCGCCCTGGCGCGCGCCGCCTGCTCGGCCGCGCCCGCCGGGGCGAGCGCCCGCAGCGTCCGCTCGAGCGGGTGATAGCCGCGCGCATCGCTCGCCGGCGACGGTGCATGCTGCCACAGGCGGTCGACCTCGGCCGAGACCAGCGCGCGCAACTGGGCGCGTGCCGCATCGCCCGCCGGACCGAGTTCGCGCAGGCTGGCGTCGATGCCGACGATCTGCGCGGCGGTCGTCGCGACCGAGCGCGAAACGGCATCGAAGGACTGCATCTTGGCGGAGATGATCAGGCTCATCAGCAGCGCCGCCAGCGTCGACAGGAAGCCGATGCCGATGCGCACCATCCACTTCGTGTCCTCGTCGAGATGGCGGCCCGGCAACCGGTCACGCAGGAACGTGCCGGCGAGCCCGCCCGCGAGCACCGCCAGGGCGACGAGCGAAGCGACGACGAGCGGGCTGATCATTCGGGCCCTGCGCACGTCGGCACGGTCATCGTCTGCTTGTCGATGGACACGCTGGCTCCTC from the Accumulibacter sp. genome contains:
- a CDS encoding BrnT family toxin produces the protein MRIEFDSAKDVSNQSKHGVSLAVTAELDWEAALVWIDERFEYGETRMIALAPKTETLYYVAFVDRGNVRRIISLRRANRREVKYYVQNF
- a CDS encoding BrnA antitoxin family protein, with the protein product MSKISKRPAVRMPTAEEDKAITAAALSDPDAQPLTPRQLKAMVPLASVRGRPKSANKKLLVSVRYSPEVIAYFKSTGEGWQSLMDSVLRRYVARHSRSA
- a CDS encoding 2-oxoglutarate and iron-dependent oxygenase domain-containing protein: MPHPVTLDAAGIAAGAPARAAFVRGLGTACRDEGFLLLQNHGIPAELWRAVLADAAAFFARPAADKERLHIRRSTNHRGFSRMQNSRDWREQLHFAAEWPEGEWSPGKPDHYRLAGGNPWPDAAFASTLLRYMAAVQGLGFLLLDALGECLGLPPRHFERLSDEPPYLLLKLISYHVQPARSQRNGVAAHCDWSWITILLQDSTGGLEVQDRNGEWWPVPPQPGILAVNVGELLEIQSRGHFRAAPHRVISPATRQRVSVPAFINPPLDARIEPLVTPPAPIAPHAPEKEHIHRVVPQGAACEAFVFGESEWRRKGLGGWCHDPRCLS
- a CDS encoding nucleoside 2-deoxyribosyltransferase domain-containing protein produces the protein MSVQVFLGGACGTTTWRADVAIPLLRAAGITFHDPQLAEGEWTPAHQYAEMEARSAADVWLFVVNESTCGVASVAECAYRIGQRGRLALALTDLPDDAVLHGRRLARREIDDINRGRVFLRAMAEKHGVAVFASVADATAHAIELARQAAGELNLDRLGAVLRRVSLPGYAFVPEAIAGHLSVRISKAERNSRSGATETMLGRRWLIERAATPDEVVRTLLKAALTWEEHELRECFRLDGRLVFDPHFQLPADAASGHP
- a CDS encoding YgiQ family radical SAM protein, which produces MNAPHATDPAAAPRGLFSWRKHWASRFGIAPFLPMSRSEIDALAWDSCDIILVTGDAYVDHPSFGMALIGRLLEAQGFRVGIISQPDWRSAAAFRALGRPNLFFGVTAGNMDSMVNRYTADRKPRSDDAYTPHGEANRRPDRALVVYAQRCREAFPGSNVVIGSIEASLRRIAHYDYWSDKVRRSVLPDSKADLLLYGNAERAVVELAHRLAAGERVGDIRDLRGSAFMVPRGWLPGEGWREIDSTTVDTPGVLIRHADPYAMTVAGAAGSPCGGSAGEVSDQVGEEAAGGARVVQWHRQSHARMPKLDRARTAIRLPSYEQVAADPVLYAHASRVLHLESNPGNARALVQAHGERDVWLNPPPLPLSTAEIDGVFAAPFQRRPHPAYGEARIPAFEMIRFSVNIMRGCFGGCTFCSITEHEGRIIQSRSEQSILHEIEEIRERTPGFTGIISDLGGPTANMYRLACKDRQIEAACRRLSCVFPGICENLDTDHTPLLQLYRKARALPGVKKVLISSGLRYDLAVRDPAYVRELVRHHVGGYLKIAPEHTEEGPLAHMMKPGMGSYEQFRQMFEKFSQEAGKEQYLIPYFIAAHPGTSDDDMLRLALWLKRNNFRLDQVQTFLPTPMALATAMYHSGRNPLHRVGHASGSVETARGARQRRLHKAFLRYHDPDNWPLLREALRRMGRADLIGNGRQHLVPYMQPHGSGAPRTVPLKSRPARPRSAGALPVK
- a CDS encoding PqiC family protein, whose protein sequence is MSKVHAAAGIAALAVAVALAGCASPASRFYVLAATAVPDAASSVPSEVVAIDSVAIPAAVDRPQFVVHLASNRVLIDEFHRWAAPLSASIARTLAEDLAVLLGTSRVVSGPLAASFDPAYRVGVDIQRFESIRGQGVVLDAVWVVRRTAAGSAATSGRSTLRETVAAGEGGDYEALAAAHSRALAGLSQDIAAAIRAAAGR
- a CDS encoding intermembrane transport protein PqiB, with the protein product MAEQHDAQQHSEVPLAQVTARKRGRLSAVWIIPIIAALLGGWIAVQKLLAEGPTVEISFSSAEGLEAGKTTVKYNGVDVGRIESLKVSPDRQRILASVQMAPEARDWLVDGTAFWVVRARIAGGSVSGLGTLLSGSYIGMQIGSGSERLRSFTALEVPPVVASTAQGRYFRLQASNLGSLDFGTPIYFRRLQVGQVASYALDEDGRGLTIRVFVNAPYDRYVKAETRFWQASGLDFSLDADGLDVRTQSLTSILIGGLAFDTPPENADADPAAVDTVFKLFDDQLTAMKAPERGSLQYVLYFDESVRGLAVGAPMTFLGMPIGEVVSVRLDAKRQKKDVAIRARVLVAAYPQRFLDMMADPQVLTGGRTAITPEMRHELMNRLVARGLRAQLQTGSLLTGQLYVALTYIPTASPASIDWRSDPPVFPAVKGSFTDIEARLTSILTKIEGMPLAAIGKDLQQSLAALAKTLQDVDALVRRWDGELSPELAKTLADGRRTLAAAERTFDGAGKALAPDSQTMSELQATIVEVRRAAQSIRVLADYLERHPEALLRGKSEETQE
- a CDS encoding paraquat-inducible protein A; this translates as MNSAGASALSQGCAGCEVCGLVVRLPVPAGAASCPRCGERLHGRRPASIERTWALTIAALLLYIPANLLPVMTTNTPLGAVSDTIMQGVVELWSPTSWPLAIVVFVASVTIPLGKLIALAYLLLTVQRGSVRSNEQRVRLYRLLKFIGRWSMLDVFVDTFVVALIQLQPLMWVEPGAGVIYFAAVVVVTMVAVNSFDPRLIWDLPQQEKQAHG
- a CDS encoding paraquat-inducible protein A produces the protein MAGEGVPAAATAATASAAGGTLLACPDCDLLQRLPPLPLHHAACCARCRAPLCRHKPDSLERTLALALAAAILLLIANLVPMLGLSVAGREAFTTVLGGVIAMWREGSQVVAMLVLFAAVIAPALEIGCLLLVVLAVRRPPAPHWVATLLHGYEFVREWSMIEIMLLGVLVALIKIAELATVIPGLALFVLGSLVFLLAAMAAAFDPRVAWQRIEWAAGGAAGGAEAMR